The Moritella sp. F3 genomic interval GGATAACTCGATCGGCAGTCACTATTGATTCTGCTAATTGACCTAACCCGGTTAACTGAAATGGTAACTCAAGATTAAATTGACTCTTACCTATGCGTTCAGCTTCACCCAGATCAATAACACCACGTCTTAATGCTGCACCTGAACATATATCTAAAGGAAATAGATGTTCACGAGCTAGCACTAACCAAGCATTATATAAATCGAATTCATCAGCTGCTGGAGAAGTAAGGGTCGAACCATTAAGCACGCCATCATTATAAAAAAATACCCGTTGAATAGTATGGCCTAACTCAATCGCAGATTTTACATAATGATACGCACTTAAAGCATCTTGACTACCATATGCTGGGCCAGTAACAAGCACAGCGATAGTGAAAGATTCAGACATAAATAGACCTAATTAAAGCGTGTAAGCGATAGCTTCAACTTCAACTAATACATCTTTAGGTAAACGTGCAACTTCAACACATGAACGTGCTGGTGCGTTTTCAGGGAAATAACGCGCGTACACTTCATTGAAGGTAACAAAATCATTCATGTCTTTTAGAAAGCATGTTGTTTTGATTACTGTATCTGCACTTGCGTTCGCAGCTTTAAGTACAGCCATTAGATTTTCCATTACTAATTCCGCTTGTTCTTTAACGCCGCCTTCAATAATTTCCATCGTCTCTGGTACTAATGGGATCTGCCCTGAAGTAAAAACCATATTACCAAGTTGGTTAGCTTGTGAGTACGGGCCAATTGCTGCAGGTGCATTCGTTGTAGAAATGATTTTTTTACTCATTGTAATTTCCATTATTTTATCAATGCTCCCATATTTAGAGCGAGTATATTCACTGTCTAACTGCATTATATTTAATAACAGGCGCAATAAGCAAATTTAGAACTACGATTAGTTTAAACTTTATAGATTTTTTTACATGAAATTAATTTGATTAGTGCTTTCTGTGGTTTTTAATTTAGGCTAAAATTAGCCATTATGTTTAGCGGACTAGAGGGTTGACGAATGTTTATATCATTAAGACAGGTAAACCTCTCCCTATTCATGCAAACTTGTAAGGCCTCATACCTATTTATATGAGGCTTTTTTTTGGCATAATTCTGATCATCAGGGCACTAAAATGGTAAATCCGTTATTTAGAAAGCATATAGTATCTATCAATGATATCTCACGTAATGAGCTAGAACTTATTGTTAAAACTGCGGCAAAACTAAAACAGCAGCCACAACCTGAGCTTTTAAAACACAAAGTGATTGCGAGTTGCTTTTTTGAAGCATCTACGCGTACGCGTTTATCATTCGAAACCGCGATTCAGCGCTTAGGCGGCACTGTTATTGGTTTTGACAATGCCGGTAACACATCTCTTGCTAAAAAAGGCGAAACCCTGGCTGATTCTATTAGTGTGATTTCAAGCTATGCAGATGCTTTTGTAATGCGTCACCCGCAAGAAGGCGCTGCAAGGTTAGCATCAGAATTCTCCAATGTACCAGTGATTAACGGGGGGGATGGTTCTAACCAACATCCGACACAAACCTTGTTAGATCTATTTTCTATCTACGAAACACAAGGCCGTTTAGATAATTTAAATATCGCTTTGGTCGGTGATTTAAAATACGGTCGAACCGTACACTCTTTAGCGCAAGCACTCGCTAAATTCGACGGTTGTAAATTCCATTTTATCGCACCAGATGCACTCGCTATGCCTGAGTATATTTGTGATGAACTAGATGAACAGAATGTGAGTTATGAAACATACGCGTCGATAGAAGAAGTTGTGCCTGAAATTGATGTGTTATACATGACTCGCGTTCAAAAAGAACGATTTGATGAAACTGAATATCAGCACATGAAAGCAGGTTTTATTTTATCAGCAAGTTCATTAGAACACGCAAAACCAAACCTGAAAGTTTTACACCCATTACCACGTGTCGATGAGATCACAACTGATGTAGATAAAACGCCTTACGCTTATTATTTCCAACAAGCAGAAAACGGGGTCTACGCACGTGAAGCGTTACTTGCATTAGTGCTAAATGAAACAATCGGAGAATAAAATGAAACATAATCACATGCAGGTAGAAGCGATTTGTAATGGTTACGTTATTGATCATATTCCATCAGGTCAAGGCGTAAAAATATTAAAACTATTTAGTCTTACTGATACTAAACAGCGTGTTACTGTTGGTTTCAATTTACCAACTCATGACGGTGGTGCTAAAGATCTAATAAAAGTAGAAAATACTGAGATCACCAAGTCACAAGCAAATCAATTAGCACTGCTTGCGCCGAATGCAACAATCAACATAATTGAAAACTTTAAAGTAACAGATAAGCACTCATTGACGTTACCAAGTGAAGTTGAAAATGTATTCCCGTGCCC includes:
- the tusD gene encoding sulfurtransferase complex subunit TusD, producing the protein MSESFTIAVLVTGPAYGSQDALSAYHYVKSAIELGHTIQRVFFYNDGVLNGSTLTSPAADEFDLYNAWLVLAREHLFPLDICSGAALRRGVIDLGEAERIGKSQFNLELPFQLTGLGQLAESIVTADRVIQF
- a CDS encoding RidA family protein, which translates into the protein MSKKIISTTNAPAAIGPYSQANQLGNMVFTSGQIPLVPETMEIIEGGVKEQAELVMENLMAVLKAANASADTVIKTTCFLKDMNDFVTFNEVYARYFPENAPARSCVEVARLPKDVLVEVEAIAYTL
- the pyrB gene encoding aspartate carbamoyltransferase; its protein translation is MVNPLFRKHIVSINDISRNELELIVKTAAKLKQQPQPELLKHKVIASCFFEASTRTRLSFETAIQRLGGTVIGFDNAGNTSLAKKGETLADSISVISSYADAFVMRHPQEGAARLASEFSNVPVINGGDGSNQHPTQTLLDLFSIYETQGRLDNLNIALVGDLKYGRTVHSLAQALAKFDGCKFHFIAPDALAMPEYICDELDEQNVSYETYASIEEVVPEIDVLYMTRVQKERFDETEYQHMKAGFILSASSLEHAKPNLKVLHPLPRVDEITTDVDKTPYAYYFQQAENGVYAREALLALVLNETIGE
- the pyrI gene encoding aspartate carbamoyltransferase regulatory subunit, which translates into the protein MKHNHMQVEAICNGYVIDHIPSGQGVKILKLFSLTDTKQRVTVGFNLPTHDGGAKDLIKVENTEITKSQANQLALLAPNATINIIENFKVTDKHSLTLPSEVENVFPCPNSNCITHGEPVISSFSIKKSKGNIGLKCKYCEKTFSKDIVTEQV